The proteins below are encoded in one region of Nitrospira sp.:
- the nuoK gene encoding NADH-quinone oxidoreductase subunit K, translating into MIPLSYYIVLSAIVFVTGLVGVLIRRNIIIILLSVELMLNATNINFVAFSHYLDNVAGQVFVFFTLTVAAAEVAVGLAIIIALYRAKTSINVDDFSLLRW; encoded by the coding sequence ATGATTCCCCTCTCCTACTACATCGTGTTGAGCGCCATCGTCTTTGTGACCGGGTTGGTCGGCGTGCTGATCCGCCGCAACATCATTATCATCCTGTTGTCGGTCGAGTTGATGCTGAATGCGACCAATATCAACTTCGTCGCCTTCTCCCATTATCTGGACAACGTCGCCGGCCAGGTCTTCGTCTTTTTTACCTTGACGGTCGCGGCGGCCGAAGTGGCGGTCGGCCTGGCCATTATCATTGCGCTCTATCGGGCCAAGACGTCGATCAACGTTGACGACTTCAGCCTTTTGCGCTGGTGA
- the nuoJ-1 gene encoding NADH dehydrogenase subunit J yields MSYLVFFYLATVIAVTAVLVVLLRNPIYSALSLLVLFFHVAGLYVTLHAEFLAAVQILVYAGAILVLYLFVVMLLNLKAEDRYHNQLPVAAFLGLMALTEVILLVLHRGSPVASTEEFAVSSTGNTESIGEVLYSQYLFPFEIASLVLLVAMIGAIILAKKDLLTGPSDKDHRETAST; encoded by the coding sequence GTGAGTTACCTGGTGTTCTTTTATTTGGCCACCGTAATCGCCGTGACCGCCGTGTTGGTGGTATTGCTGCGCAATCCCATTTATAGCGCCCTGTCGCTGCTTGTCCTTTTTTTCCACGTCGCCGGCCTCTACGTCACGCTGCATGCCGAATTTCTCGCCGCGGTGCAGATCCTGGTGTACGCGGGCGCAATCCTCGTGCTCTATCTCTTTGTCGTCATGTTGCTGAACCTCAAGGCGGAAGACCGTTACCACAACCAATTGCCGGTGGCCGCATTCTTAGGTCTGATGGCGCTGACCGAAGTGATCTTACTCGTCCTACATCGAGGCTCGCCCGTAGCCTCGACGGAGGAATTTGCCGTCAGCTCTACAGGAAACACCGAATCGATCGGCGAGGTCCTTTATAGTCAGTACCTGTTTCCATTCGAAATTGCCTCCCTGGTTCTGCTGGTGGCTATGATCGGAGCGATCATTTTGGCGAAGAAGGATCTCTTGACCGGGCCGTCCGACAAGGATCACCGGGAGACGGCGTCCACATGA
- the nuoI gene encoding NADH-quinone oxidoreductase subunit I, with protein sequence MMPSALPTPRSTPLTRLRDWVKTITFYELLVGMKATMTHFLNYRPITLQYPHEKRTLPDSYRGMLALLRYDDGTEKCVGCDLCEAACPSRVIRVVSAEVPGEPTKRYSKEYYMDMTRCLFCGLCVDACPVDALGMTREFEWAVYDKRDLHLNKQQLLAIGDRSYPVREKRLELQHPNVAFFNVAFQHLPQKPE encoded by the coding sequence ATGATGCCATCGGCCCTGCCCACTCCCCGCTCGACGCCGTTGACGCGCCTTCGGGACTGGGTGAAAACGATTACGTTCTACGAGCTGCTGGTCGGCATGAAGGCGACCATGACGCACTTCCTCAACTATCGGCCGATCACGCTGCAGTACCCGCATGAGAAACGGACGCTTCCCGATAGTTACCGGGGCATGCTGGCGTTGTTGCGATACGACGATGGGACGGAAAAGTGCGTCGGTTGCGACCTCTGCGAAGCCGCCTGCCCCTCGCGCGTCATCCGCGTCGTGAGCGCCGAGGTGCCGGGGGAACCGACGAAGCGCTACTCCAAGGAATACTACATGGACATGACGCGATGCCTGTTTTGCGGGCTCTGCGTGGACGCCTGTCCCGTCGATGCATTGGGCATGACGCGCGAGTTCGAGTGGGCCGTCTACGACAAACGCGACTTACACTTGAACAAACAGCAACTGTTGGCGATCGGCGATCGATCCTATCCCGTGCGAGAGAAACGGCTGGAATTGCAGCATCCGAACGTCGCGTTCTTTAACGTGGCGTTCCAGCACCTTCCGCAGAAGCCGGAATAA
- the nuoH1 gene encoding NADH-quinone oxidoreductase subunit H 1 yields MTEIGVKLAFALGQIAVVLAIVLLTVMLLTLAERKVLGWMQDRMGPMEVGPYGILQPIADGLKLFFKEDIIPAGANRLMFSLAPILALVPALIGFAVIPFGPTITWNGEPIKPFVISDINIGILYILAFTSIGAYGIILGGWASNSKYSLLGGLRSAAQVISYELNVGLAIVGVLLLAGSLSLVTITEAQSGGFWHWFVIAWPAPQLLAFVVYVISSVAETNRVPFDLPEAESELVAGFFTEYSGMRFAFFFLAEYANMILVSCIATILFLGGWNAPYPGTIIEHVFGSPDFAFIENIFWFTVKVYFFLFLFFWLRATLPRLRYDQLMRFGWKVMLPIALGNVVLTSIAAYFFPTGTP; encoded by the coding sequence GTGACTGAAATTGGAGTCAAGCTGGCATTTGCCCTGGGGCAGATCGCGGTGGTTCTGGCCATTGTCCTTCTCACCGTCATGCTGCTCACCCTGGCTGAGCGCAAGGTCTTGGGCTGGATGCAGGATCGGATGGGTCCGATGGAAGTCGGTCCTTACGGCATCCTCCAGCCCATTGCGGATGGGCTGAAGCTCTTCTTCAAGGAAGATATCATTCCCGCGGGCGCCAACCGCCTGATGTTCAGTCTCGCGCCGATTTTAGCCCTGGTTCCGGCCCTCATCGGATTCGCCGTCATTCCATTCGGGCCCACCATCACGTGGAATGGAGAGCCCATCAAGCCTTTCGTCATCAGCGACATCAACATCGGCATTCTCTACATTTTGGCCTTTACCTCGATCGGCGCCTACGGCATCATTCTCGGAGGGTGGGCGTCGAACAGCAAATATTCGCTCCTGGGCGGCTTGCGGTCCGCAGCTCAGGTCATCAGCTACGAACTGAACGTGGGGTTGGCGATCGTCGGCGTCCTCTTGCTGGCGGGATCGCTCAGCCTGGTCACGATCACGGAGGCCCAAAGCGGCGGCTTCTGGCATTGGTTCGTCATCGCCTGGCCTGCTCCACAATTGCTGGCCTTTGTCGTGTACGTCATCTCGTCGGTTGCGGAAACGAATCGCGTTCCCTTTGATCTGCCGGAAGCGGAGAGCGAACTGGTGGCGGGGTTCTTTACCGAGTATAGCGGAATGCGCTTCGCGTTTTTCTTCCTGGCCGAGTACGCCAATATGATTTTGGTGTCTTGTATTGCGACCATCCTCTTTCTCGGAGGCTGGAACGCGCCCTATCCCGGCACGATCATCGAACATGTGTTCGGCAGTCCGGACTTTGCGTTCATCGAGAATATCTTTTGGTTCACCGTAAAGGTCTATTTCTTCCTGTTCCTGTTCTTTTGGCTGCGCGCCACGCTCCCTCGGCTTCGGTACGATCAATTGATGCGGTTCGGATGGAAGGTGATGCTCCCGATCGCCCTGGGCAACGTCGTGCTCACGTCCATCGCCGCGTATTTTTTCCCGACGGGGACGCCATAG
- a CDS encoding formate dehydrogenase subunit alpha: MATTATDTITLTIDGRVVSVPKGTLVIEAARRVGVMIPHFCYHPKLKPDANCRMCLVEVEKMPKLQTACSTPVAEGMSVRTATTVVNNAHKSVLEFILANHPLDCPVCDQGGRCDLQDFSHEYTPTTSRFVETKRVFQKEYFSPLIETQMNRCVQCLRCVRYCDEVMDVKALAPSGRGTMTEIKHFTTHALDCEFCGGCVQICPVGAITSRLSMYEYRPWMLKRADTICTYCGDGCQITLQTKGNELVEVMSAHGAGRNNGDLCARGYFGYHVSSHESRLTHPLIRRDGQLVQATWEDALEYVAEATVRLKLANGPSAFAGLIGARCTNEDMYVFQKFMRLAIGTNKIDSSPRYGSINGARALSRVLGTLRWTVSFEDILAADTLLLIGTNLTEANPITGLKVKEAVKQHGAQLVTVETLEPAVGTISNIANLSTHHLTATPDRFHAVILGLLKALVEGNENGHLHARLAEQAPVYVKTVTDALRGLAWPALEAASGVTATALQAAAATLAQGTRTVILVGQALLRHGNGYVSAMTLLDALILLGRHDQPGCGLAPLMEENNEQGALELGAVPEFLPGHRLPSDAAARESLRKQWGEELPTGAGATQTDIFDQARSGAIKALFVIGENPVGSLPPSAQVRDALGRLDLLVCQELFLTETAAMAHVVFPACSYAEKNGTFTNTEGHVQRVRQAIDPIGESRPDWEIVSTLSGLMGYPLEYADAQEILKEIRSVIPAYGLLGPSPVSAKPNPSVTEQYLREGHTEDLRTRLTLPQGHVPGEGPLLLTLEQSLFHSGKFSTQAKGLLRVQERGSLLMNPADAHARGLTDGDRIRLFNRQGSATTTVTLQDRIPPGVVRFPDHFDADVKALLSCAVDPATRVPVYRQARVQVEKETRRD; encoded by the coding sequence ATGGCAACCACTGCAACGGACACGATCACGCTGACCATCGACGGACGCGTTGTCAGCGTCCCGAAGGGGACGCTCGTCATCGAGGCCGCACGCCGCGTCGGCGTGATGATTCCCCATTTTTGCTATCACCCGAAGCTCAAGCCCGACGCCAATTGCCGTATGTGCTTGGTCGAGGTCGAAAAGATGCCGAAATTGCAGACGGCCTGCAGTACACCCGTGGCCGAAGGCATGTCGGTCCGGACCGCCACGACGGTCGTGAACAATGCGCACAAGTCGGTCTTGGAGTTCATCCTGGCCAATCATCCCCTCGACTGTCCCGTCTGTGACCAGGGGGGACGCTGCGATTTACAGGATTTCTCCCACGAATATACGCCGACGACGAGCCGCTTCGTGGAGACGAAGCGCGTGTTCCAGAAGGAATACTTCAGCCCGCTGATCGAGACGCAGATGAACCGCTGCGTGCAGTGCCTGCGGTGCGTCCGCTACTGCGACGAGGTCATGGACGTCAAAGCCCTGGCCCCCTCCGGCCGAGGGACGATGACGGAGATCAAGCATTTCACCACGCACGCCTTGGATTGTGAGTTTTGCGGCGGCTGCGTGCAAATCTGCCCCGTCGGTGCCATCACGAGCCGGCTCTCCATGTACGAGTACCGGCCGTGGATGCTCAAGCGGGCCGACACCATCTGCACGTACTGCGGCGACGGGTGCCAGATCACGCTGCAGACGAAAGGCAACGAACTGGTCGAAGTCATGTCGGCGCATGGGGCCGGACGCAACAACGGTGATCTCTGCGCGCGCGGCTATTTCGGCTATCATGTGAGCTCCCATGAGAGCCGCCTGACGCATCCACTCATCCGCCGCGACGGGCAACTTGTCCAAGCCACCTGGGAAGACGCACTGGAGTACGTGGCGGAAGCGACGGTCCGATTGAAGCTCGCCAACGGACCGTCTGCGTTCGCGGGCCTGATCGGCGCCCGCTGCACCAACGAAGATATGTACGTGTTCCAAAAATTCATGCGCCTGGCGATCGGGACCAACAAGATCGACAGCAGCCCCCGCTACGGTTCCATCAACGGAGCGCGCGCCCTGTCCCGCGTGCTCGGCACGCTTCGTTGGACCGTGTCTTTTGAAGACATCCTGGCGGCGGACACGCTGTTGCTCATCGGGACGAACCTCACCGAAGCCAACCCCATCACAGGGCTGAAGGTAAAGGAAGCGGTCAAACAACACGGCGCACAGTTGGTCACCGTCGAAACGCTGGAGCCGGCCGTCGGCACGATCAGTAACATCGCCAATCTCTCCACCCACCATCTCACCGCCACACCGGACCGATTCCACGCGGTGATTCTCGGACTCCTGAAGGCGCTTGTCGAAGGGAACGAAAACGGGCATCTCCACGCTCGGCTGGCAGAGCAGGCCCCGGTCTACGTGAAGACCGTCACGGATGCTCTGCGGGGACTCGCGTGGCCCGCCCTCGAAGCAGCGTCCGGTGTAACCGCAACGGCCCTGCAGGCGGCGGCCGCCACGTTGGCACAGGGAACCCGCACCGTGATCCTGGTCGGCCAAGCGTTGCTTCGTCACGGGAACGGATACGTCTCGGCCATGACTTTATTGGATGCGCTGATTCTGCTCGGACGCCACGACCAGCCGGGCTGCGGGCTCGCGCCGCTGATGGAAGAAAACAATGAACAAGGCGCCCTCGAACTGGGGGCCGTGCCGGAGTTTTTACCTGGCCATCGTCTCCCGTCGGACGCCGCCGCCCGCGAAAGCCTGCGCAAGCAGTGGGGCGAAGAGCTTCCGACCGGCGCCGGCGCGACGCAAACCGACATCTTTGATCAAGCGCGGTCCGGCGCGATCAAGGCCTTGTTCGTCATCGGGGAGAATCCGGTCGGCTCCTTGCCCCCTTCTGCACAGGTCCGTGACGCTCTGGGGCGTCTCGATCTGCTTGTCTGCCAGGAATTGTTCCTGACCGAAACGGCCGCGATGGCGCATGTCGTGTTCCCGGCTTGTTCGTACGCGGAAAAAAACGGCACCTTCACCAACACTGAAGGGCACGTGCAACGAGTGCGCCAAGCGATCGACCCGATCGGGGAAAGTCGGCCCGATTGGGAGATCGTGTCCACGTTGTCCGGTCTGATGGGCTACCCGCTCGAATATGCCGACGCCCAGGAGATCCTCAAAGAAATCAGATCCGTCATCCCCGCGTATGGGCTGCTGGGCCCCTCCCCCGTCTCGGCCAAACCGAATCCATCCGTCACCGAGCAGTACTTGAGGGAAGGCCATACCGAGGACCTGCGCACACGGTTGACCCTGCCGCAGGGACACGTGCCTGGCGAAGGCCCCTTGTTGCTGACGTTGGAGCAGAGTCTGTTTCATTCCGGAAAATTCTCCACCCAGGCAAAGGGCCTGCTGCGTGTCCAGGAACGAGGCTCACTCCTAATGAATCCGGCGGATGCCCATGCCCGAGGTCTCACCGACGGTGACCGCATCCGTCTCTTCAATCGACAGGGGTCCGCGACAACGACCGTGACGCTCCAGGACCGCATCCCTCCAGGCGTCGTCCGCTTCCCCGATCATTTTGATGCCGATGTGAAAGCTCTACTGAGTTGTGCGGTGGACCCAGCGACACGCGTGCCGGTGTATCGCCAAGCCAGGGTCCAGGTCGAAAAGGAGACGCGTCGTGACTGA
- the nuoF1 gene encoding NADH-quinone oxidoreductase subunit F has protein sequence MPQHEPVLLKNMMQPGYGGSLAEYERTGGYQALRKVLGKVAPADVTAMVTKSGLRGRGGAGFPTGIKWGFLPKDYKGPKYLCCNADESEPGTFKDRQLMERDPHQVLEGIAIACYAIGCETAYIYIRGEFTLGAKILNRAIQEARAAGHLGKNVYESGVSIDIHVHRGAGAYICGEETALLESLEGKRGLPRVKPPFPATHGLYGKPTVVNNVETLANLPHIVTRGPEWFASIGSPPKSTGTRIFCVSGHVKRPGNYEVPMGVTVRELVYEHAGGMRGDKPLKAFIPGGASAPFLTPDHLDVKLDFEAVAQAGSMLGSGGVTVMEEGTSMVWAALRLMEFFHHESCGKCSPCREGSSWLTQTLKRILAHRGRPEDLETLTDLCKNIAGRTVCAFGDAEVAPIMSTLQYWRAEYEDLIRAASLHRERELPMASARH, from the coding sequence ATGCCGCAGCACGAACCGGTTCTCCTCAAAAATATGATGCAGCCTGGGTACGGTGGCTCGCTCGCCGAGTATGAGCGGACGGGCGGATATCAGGCGCTTCGCAAAGTGCTCGGCAAGGTTGCGCCGGCTGACGTCACGGCCATGGTCACAAAATCCGGTCTACGCGGGCGCGGAGGAGCCGGCTTTCCCACGGGAATCAAATGGGGCTTCCTCCCGAAAGATTACAAGGGTCCGAAATATCTCTGTTGCAACGCCGACGAGAGCGAACCGGGGACCTTCAAGGATCGTCAACTGATGGAACGAGATCCGCACCAGGTCTTGGAAGGGATTGCCATCGCGTGTTACGCCATCGGCTGCGAAACGGCCTACATTTATATTCGGGGTGAATTTACCTTGGGCGCGAAGATCTTGAACCGGGCTATTCAAGAGGCTCGCGCGGCCGGGCACTTGGGCAAGAACGTCTACGAGTCCGGCGTGTCGATCGACATTCACGTGCATCGCGGTGCAGGTGCCTACATTTGCGGAGAGGAGACCGCCCTGTTGGAATCGCTGGAGGGAAAGCGCGGACTCCCGCGGGTCAAGCCACCGTTTCCGGCTACTCATGGGCTCTATGGGAAACCGACCGTCGTGAACAACGTCGAAACGCTCGCCAATTTGCCCCATATCGTCACCCGCGGCCCCGAATGGTTCGCCTCGATTGGTTCGCCTCCCAAGAGCACCGGAACCCGGATCTTTTGTGTCAGCGGACACGTGAAACGCCCCGGTAACTACGAAGTGCCAATGGGTGTAACGGTCCGAGAACTGGTTTATGAACATGCCGGCGGGATGCGCGGAGACAAACCGCTCAAAGCCTTCATTCCCGGCGGGGCATCCGCGCCATTTCTGACCCCGGATCATCTGGACGTCAAGTTGGACTTCGAAGCCGTGGCACAGGCGGGGTCCATGCTCGGTTCCGGCGGCGTCACGGTGATGGAGGAGGGCACGAGCATGGTCTGGGCCGCGCTCCGGCTCATGGAGTTCTTTCATCACGAATCCTGCGGCAAGTGCAGCCCCTGCCGTGAAGGCAGCTCGTGGCTGACCCAAACATTGAAACGAATCCTGGCTCACCGTGGTCGGCCGGAAGACCTTGAAACCCTCACCGATCTGTGCAAGAACATCGCCGGCCGCACAGTCTGCGCCTTCGGCGATGCCGAAGTGGCACCGATCATGAGCACGCTGCAGTACTGGCGAGCCGAATACGAGGACCTCATTCGCGCCGCATCGCTTCATCGGGAGAGGGAGCTGCCGATGGCGTCGGCTCGACACTAA
- the nuoE gene encoding NADH-quinone oxidoreductase subunit E: METTMKLAEKYRAEIDDILSRYPVKRSALLPLLYLAQAEEGYVSEAAMKEIAGILRLTPPQVYETVTFYTMLNLKPVGTFHIQVCKSLMCALVGSDTVLGWMKAKLGIGPGETSADKMFTVSAVECLGACGTGPMMQINEDYYERLTEEKVDTILSDLRRDGTSQLKSGPFMWPLPTKQDA; encoded by the coding sequence GTGGAAACGACCATGAAACTAGCGGAGAAGTACAGGGCAGAGATCGATGACATCCTGAGCCGGTATCCGGTCAAGCGGTCGGCTCTGCTACCCTTGCTCTACCTTGCCCAGGCGGAGGAAGGGTACGTGTCCGAGGCGGCCATGAAAGAAATCGCCGGCATTCTTCGACTCACGCCACCGCAGGTGTACGAAACGGTCACGTTCTACACCATGCTCAATCTCAAGCCGGTGGGAACGTTTCACATTCAGGTCTGCAAGTCGTTGATGTGCGCCTTGGTGGGATCCGACACGGTACTCGGTTGGATGAAAGCGAAGCTCGGCATCGGACCGGGCGAAACGAGCGCGGACAAGATGTTTACCGTCAGCGCGGTGGAATGCTTGGGGGCGTGCGGGACAGGCCCGATGATGCAAATCAACGAGGATTATTACGAACGGTTGACCGAAGAGAAGGTCGATACCATTCTGTCCGACCTCAGGCGGGACGGCACTTCCCAATTGAAGAGCGGTCCCTTTATGTGGCCCCTGCCCACAAAGCAGGATGCGTGA
- the nuoC2 gene encoding NADH-quinone oxidoreductase subunit C/D 2 yields the protein MHPVLERLKTQFPDAVLEVREDPTRGEFSAQVVAARIADIGRFLHDDPALAFDHITDVCSVDYPEALERFEVVYHLLSLPHRHRIRVKARVPEENPSLPTVTGIWRGADFMEREVYDLMGITFEQHPDLRRILMPEDFDEGYPLRKDFPTEGRGWRGTFPFIPRLDEPAAELSQEIPEAEKRPYLAEADTRPSTRRREDLLLNMGPQHPSTHGVLRVVLELDGERIVKATPDLGYLHRGVEKLAEGLNYMQVIPHTDRLDYVCSMTNNYAYVRAVEKLVGIKIPERAEYVRTIVAETQRIIGHLFWLGTQALDIGAMTVFFWTFRERETLLDIFEKLCGARLTLNYFRIGGVDSDFTPDLVARLKTFLDGFYEHIAEYDSLIMNNRIWLGRTKDVAVISAEDAINFGLTGPTLRGSGVEYDVRKYEPYGAYDKVDWEVPVGKNGDTYDRYWIRMEELRQSCRIIRQCLDQMPQGPIMADMPKVIPPPKQHVMRDMESLIHHFIIFTQGFKPPKGEAYCATEAPKGELGFFLVSDGSPRPYRMKIRAPSFIHMGAFDHMARGYLISDIITIFGTYDIVMGECDR from the coding sequence ATGCATCCTGTACTGGAGCGACTGAAAACTCAGTTCCCCGACGCGGTCCTCGAGGTCCGCGAGGATCCCACGCGCGGCGAGTTCAGCGCACAAGTCGTCGCCGCCCGGATTGCGGACATCGGTCGATTCTTGCACGATGACCCGGCGCTGGCGTTCGATCACATCACCGACGTGTGTTCGGTCGACTACCCCGAGGCGCTGGAGCGGTTCGAGGTCGTGTACCACCTCCTCTCGCTCCCTCATCGCCATCGCATTCGGGTGAAAGCCCGCGTCCCCGAGGAGAACCCATCGCTGCCCACGGTGACGGGTATTTGGCGAGGCGCCGACTTCATGGAGCGCGAGGTCTACGACCTCATGGGAATCACCTTCGAGCAGCATCCGGACCTGCGCCGCATTCTGATGCCGGAAGATTTCGACGAGGGGTATCCGCTGCGCAAAGACTTTCCCACCGAAGGGCGCGGATGGCGCGGCACGTTTCCGTTCATCCCACGTCTCGACGAACCCGCGGCGGAACTCAGCCAGGAAATTCCCGAGGCGGAGAAGAGGCCGTACCTCGCCGAGGCCGACACCAGGCCTTCAACGCGCCGTAGAGAAGACTTGCTCTTGAACATGGGTCCGCAACATCCCAGCACGCATGGGGTGCTGCGTGTCGTTCTCGAATTGGACGGGGAACGGATCGTCAAGGCCACGCCGGACCTGGGCTACCTGCATCGCGGCGTGGAAAAGCTGGCCGAGGGCCTCAATTATATGCAGGTGATTCCACATACGGATCGGCTGGACTACGTCTGTTCGATGACTAACAACTACGCCTACGTCCGCGCAGTCGAGAAACTCGTGGGGATCAAGATTCCCGAGCGGGCGGAGTACGTGCGGACGATCGTGGCCGAGACTCAGCGGATCATCGGGCATCTCTTCTGGCTGGGCACCCAGGCGCTCGACATCGGCGCGATGACTGTGTTCTTCTGGACGTTCCGAGAACGCGAAACACTCCTCGACATATTCGAGAAACTCTGCGGCGCGCGCCTCACGCTGAACTATTTCCGGATCGGCGGCGTGGACAGCGATTTCACCCCGGATTTGGTGGCGCGCTTGAAGACGTTTCTCGATGGATTCTACGAACACATCGCGGAGTACGACAGCCTGATCATGAACAACCGCATCTGGCTCGGTCGCACGAAGGATGTCGCCGTGATTTCCGCCGAAGACGCTATCAACTTTGGCCTGACCGGCCCGACGCTTCGCGGCTCCGGGGTCGAGTACGACGTTCGCAAGTACGAGCCCTATGGCGCCTACGACAAAGTCGATTGGGAAGTTCCGGTCGGCAAGAACGGCGATACCTACGACCGCTACTGGATACGCATGGAAGAGTTACGCCAGAGTTGCCGCATCATCCGCCAGTGCCTGGATCAAATGCCGCAGGGCCCGATCATGGCCGACATGCCGAAGGTGATCCCACCACCCAAACAGCATGTGATGCGCGACATGGAGAGCCTGATTCATCATTTCATTATCTTCACCCAGGGCTTCAAGCCTCCCAAAGGGGAGGCCTATTGCGCGACCGAAGCCCCAAAGGGAGAGCTCGGCTTTTTCTTGGTGAGCGACGGGAGCCCGCGTCCGTACCGGATGAAAATCCGCGCCCCGTCGTTCATCCACATGGGTGCATTCGATCATATGGCGCGCGGCTATTTGATCTCCGACATCATTACGATTTTCGGGACCTACGACATTGTCATGGGTGAGTGCGACCGCTAA
- the nuoA gene encoding NADH-quinone oxidoreductase subunit A, whose translation MMSNEAVPLNYLPIVLFMVVALAFGAVSLLVGWVVRPSRPYKAKLIPYESGSPLFQDARVQFPIRYYIIAMLFVIFDIEVVFMIPWAVAFQKLGVVGLVEMFLFIAILVVGFWYAWKKGALEWD comes from the coding sequence ATGATGTCGAACGAAGCGGTCCCACTCAATTATCTGCCGATCGTGCTCTTTATGGTCGTGGCTCTAGCGTTCGGGGCGGTATCCCTCTTGGTCGGATGGGTCGTCCGGCCGTCGCGGCCCTACAAGGCAAAGCTGATTCCGTACGAGAGCGGAAGCCCGTTGTTTCAGGATGCGCGAGTTCAATTTCCGATTCGATACTACATCATCGCGATGCTGTTCGTGATTTTCGACATCGAAGTGGTGTTCATGATTCCCTGGGCCGTGGCATTCCAAAAGTTGGGCGTGGTGGGACTGGTGGAGATGTTCCTCTTCATCGCCATCCTGGTCGTTGGGTTCTGGTACGCCTGGAAAAAGGGCGCGTTAGAGTGGGACTAG
- a CDS encoding SAM-dependent methyltransferase produces the protein MTFARFMELALYHPDYGYYTRPAAEQGASRIGWSGDFYTSSDVHRALGWTLAKQAAQLDAVLERPETFTLLEMGPGKGSLARDILDTCEREHPDLLSRLRYVMIDRSPDHRAIQRETLAAWLDRQDVVTWVDSLESLSPESVVGLFLSNELVDAFPVHRVTMQDGILRERCVSIADGHLVEADAPLSTQVLADYFQRLGVTLSEGAVAEVNLQALDWMAMVASRLHQGLVITIDYGHRAPDLYNAERRGGTLRGYLRHSVSDNLIASVGEQDLTSHVDFTSLARVGTEAGLTVAGFTNQMSLMISLDIERYCAALPEEAPDMLAIAHLLRPHGMGTTFKVLYQQKGLPAVDWEGLRYRPFLDASLEVPSTRSKSD, from the coding sequence ATGACCTTCGCTCGCTTCATGGAGCTGGCGCTCTACCACCCGGATTATGGGTATTACACCAGACCAGCGGCGGAGCAGGGTGCTTCCCGGATCGGATGGTCAGGGGACTTCTATACGAGTTCGGACGTCCATCGCGCGCTCGGCTGGACGTTGGCGAAACAGGCGGCGCAACTGGATGCCGTTCTTGAACGGCCGGAGACATTCACCCTGCTTGAGATGGGACCAGGGAAGGGATCACTCGCGCGGGACATCCTGGATACCTGTGAGCGAGAGCATCCAGACCTCTTGTCGCGACTGCGCTACGTCATGATCGACCGCAGTCCCGATCACCGGGCCATTCAACGGGAGACGCTCGCGGCCTGGCTCGACCGGCAGGACGTCGTGACGTGGGTAGATTCGCTCGAGTCCTTGAGCCCGGAGAGTGTCGTCGGTCTGTTCCTGTCCAATGAACTGGTCGACGCCTTCCCCGTCCATCGAGTCACGATGCAGGATGGGATCTTGCGTGAGCGATGTGTGAGCATCGCTGATGGACACCTGGTCGAGGCCGATGCACCACTTTCAACCCAGGTGTTGGCCGACTATTTCCAGCGGCTCGGCGTGACGCTTTCGGAAGGCGCCGTCGCGGAAGTCAATCTTCAGGCGCTGGACTGGATGGCGATGGTCGCGTCGCGGCTTCACCAAGGACTGGTGATCACGATCGATTATGGGCACCGCGCGCCCGACCTCTACAACGCCGAACGTCGAGGGGGCACCCTCCGCGGCTACCTGCGCCATTCTGTCTCGGACAACCTCATCGCGTCGGTCGGCGAGCAGGACTTGACCAGCCACGTGGATTTCACCAGCTTGGCTAGAGTAGGGACCGAGGCCGGTCTCACGGTGGCGGGCTTTACAAATCAAATGAGCCTGATGATAAGCCTCGATATTGAGCGCTACTGTGCCGCGCTGCCCGAGGAGGCGCCCGACATGCTGGCGATCGCCCATCTCCTGCGGCCGCATGGCATGGGGACGACGTTCAAAGTCCTGTATCAGCAAAAAGGTCTTCCCGCGGTGGACTGGGAGGGTCTACGCTATCGACCGTTCCTGGATGCATCCTTGGAAGTTCCGTCCACTCGGAGCAAGTCCGACTGA